AACACCGTGCTCGAAGGGGAAAGATGACAGCAGAGCTTTCTACACTGCTCCTCTCAAGCTAGAAAGTGTCTCCCAGTTGCCCCTCACCTACCCTGCCACTACATCGCTTCATCACAACGACTCTCCCCATCAGTGGCACTCCGCACAGTCAAAGTGAAAAGCTGAGAGATGGCGCGCCGTTCCTCTGGTGTGAACGGGGTCGTCGTCTCCACGCGTGagcgcagctgtgcagaAAGGCTTGACAACAGCTGCACAGAGCCGTGGCGGTGCACGAGAAGCGGCACTGTTTCTTGAAACGCTGTCATCAACATGGGCAGGTGTTCGCCAACcgcacgcagcgcaccgccagcgACCACGTCGTCTGGCGTAGCAGATGTGGAGTGAtgcgactgcagcgacgcagaccttgtcggtgccgccgcgacgAGCGCCGCGGCCAGCGGCGAGACGCACGCCCCGAAGACGCGCGTGAACTGGCCAACGTcgacatcgtcgtcgtcatcgtcggcGTCATCGAACTTCCCaacctcctcttcgtctccttCATCTTCATTTGCAGCATACGCGGCGTCatccgcgtcgtcgtcgttcgCGCGTGTTTCCTCCTCCATATCCCCTGCGGCGTGCGAGAGATGTGACAACGTAGACGCCAGTTCCTGTTCCAGTGTCGAGGTCATCAGCGACTCGGTAGGGTACACAGCGCAGCCAAAGACGGTAAAGCACGTCGCCATCTCGGAGATGTCCTTGGCCGATTCAATTGTCTCCACCTGTGTGAGGTCGCGAGTACTCACGTGCACGGCTGCGTAGCGGGCAGCGTGTCTGTGTTGGAAAATGAGGCGCACCACCGGTGCCTCCGTCTCGTCCCAGGATCCGCCGGTACCGTCATGGCCAACCTCGTCTCCgtcgccttccctccccgGGCGAAcggcacgcacccacaccgcGTGAGGGGCGGCTGAGGTGGCAACTGCacactgcagcagtgggcGCAAAATGCGACGCTCTGCTAATGTGAGGACGCCGGTTTCTGGTGAAGAAAGTCGCTTCTTCACGTCTGCTTTGCCGAGACACGCGCACCACTCCTCTGGCGGTTGCAACCACGGCAAAGGCGACGTCtcccctgcagctgctgtggcggaggCTTCCACCCACAGGGCCTCGAGTcgttcctccacctccgagGCGTAGCGGAGCACCACCTGCGGCAAAGGGGGAACTGTCGTGTCCAGCGAAGCCAACACCGCGTCTGTCACGTCCACGCTGACGTATGGCACCAAGCTTGAGattggcagtggcggcgtcTCTGCGGAGGTGTCgctgccagcagcaccggcagacAAGAGTTGATATTTGTCATACCACTCCAATGAGTGCTCCGCACACGCCACAATCGCTGCCGCACGCACCGCCCAGGGGGTGCATCCTAACAACAGCCCCATAAGGATCAGGTGAGCCAACTGCAGCGGTAGCGTACGGTCTCGCTCTACCGAGCTCGCCGTGTTTCGGAccacctgcgctgctgcaacatTCTTTCCGTTTCCCTTGTTCATCGGCACATCGGAAAGCTGTGGAAGACACCGGCAAAGAAGCGCCAGTGCGCCGGCGAGCGGCGTGGGCACCGCTGGTGAAGCGGGGCGGAATTTCATCGCTTGCGTTGGCAGTGCTTTCGTTGAGGACGACGCCGCGCGGGCGAGGCCGTAGCTCGCAAAGGTTAACTCCAGTGtcgagggaagggggtggtgcgGGGTTTCACCACAgcctgcccctccctctttcgtgGTAGCCCATCCataggcgctgctgagggcGCCCACCCACATCTGTAGCATCTCTACACACCACGTTGTGTAAAAGTAAGCGGTGGGTCGCTCATTATGCGCCAGGAGAGTCAAGAGAACGGCAACATGTCCAaccggcagcggctccgCAGGATGGGTCGTCCGTGCGCTGCTCTGAGAGTGGCACACTACCGCGTGCAACCGATGGACGACGTCCTCGGGATCGGCTAGCACGCGAAAAGACGggatgtgcagctgcggctgctgcgacagAAAGCGGTAGAGTGTTTGCATCGTCGGCACTCGCTGGACATCGCTGAGCAGCTGCCGAAGCGCTCTGTGGACGGAATCAGGAGGGGTCGTAATTGTGGCACCGGCAGTCTCACAGACAGCGTAATACAACACTTGTTCACGTCCATCACGGAACTCCGCAACTGATGCGATACCCTGATAAGTAGTAGGGAGGCAAGACGTGCCGGGCGCAGACATACTCGACGCCAGCTGTGGGAGCGTTGCGGCAGCTGATTCGTGTGGATGCGTCTCTACTTTGCCTCGCCCCTCCGCGGGCAGCTCCGCCTTTCGCAGCATCACGCGCACATACAGCGGCGGGTAGTGCATGGCGGCCCACATCCGAAGCACCCACAGGCAGCCGTGTGGCGTGATCTGATTCCGCACGAGGTCGATGATGCACAAGGTACGCTGCTGCCCGTCCCAccagctgcggcgcggcgtcggcgtaCTGACGCTGTTTGGACGCAcgacaaggagaaggagctgaaTGCCGTGCCCAAAGGCGCGGTGGCGACTGTCTGCCGGTGTCACGTCGCTGACACCACGCATCGTATACGGTGTCCCGACAAGCTCCTTGCAGGTAAAGAAACGCCGTTCGTTTAAAGAGAGTGCCAGAGACTGCGACGGCGCGTTGTCTGTGGGGTCAGGCAGTCTAGCAGTGCGGCACAGGTCTCCTAGTTGCCGCCGCGCAAACTTGTCACTCGGCATGTCACCGGCAACGTCCGACGTGACGTCCTCCGCAACGAGATTTGAGCGAGGCACTCTTGGGCTTCCTGCCACACCGACTGCCTCCATCACCCGCGTCTCACGCCTGCGCGTCACGTACGACGCACAGTGCTGCACAAAGGTGCTCCACAAGGTTAAGACCCTACGGTCTCTGAGGGTAGGCAGTTTTGGTACCTCTGGAGGCTTTTCCTttgcggcggcgcacgtTGTGAGATAGTAGAGTCCTGGAGGAGACGGCGTGTCACTTGATCCGCGGGCTTTGCCGGAAAGGGGTGCATCGCGTCCCGTGACCGCCGCAGCCCGTGCGTACCTTCGCTGTCGACCATACTGGCTGAAGACGGGGATGCGCAGGGCGTCCAGAATGAGCAAGGCGTGCTtgcagcagaggaaaagcGCCTGACGCTTTGTAGCACCACAGCCAACGGCGTACCGCCGACCATATGACGCTGGCAAAGGCATCTCCACAATGGCCCGATGTATCGTTCCAAGCTCTGGGTGTCGTACCGCGTACTGACGTACCATCCGATAAACGTCGGAGCCGTTGTTCGCGAAATACTCTGCTACCTGGCGAAGCGCCCTTTGGCTAATGTCTGTGTGGTAGACAAATTGGAGACTAGCAATGTCACACAGCGCTTCATCgtccacaccagcagcgctggctgGCGCTGTCGCACCCGCGTGTGCACTGCTCGTAGACGAGGCTATCGACGGCATGCCAGCCTCATGCTCAGCGGAATCCGTCGTGACCGCCTCACATGTCgaggtgcgctgctgttcttGCACGCGAGCCCACACTGCACTTTCGCTCGTAAccttgcgcagcggcggcggtatGCGATGGAGTGACTCTGGAGGCAAGGCTGCGCCGCGTACCAACGGTGCCCAGCGCCCGAGCGCTCGCGCCGTGTCGGCGTGCTTTCTTTGCAGGAGCGGGTGATCGTAGAGCGGCTGGCCTGCTGCATCGAGCAGCAtctctgcgtgcgctgcgcacagAAGAACTGCATCGTCGCGGGTGGGGCCCTCACCTTGCGCTATGTACTCCGGCATCGGTGGTTGCGGCTctgacgacggcgaggagaTGGATGATAGCGCGTCAGTGTGACTCTCGTCCACCAACGGTGGCCTCCTCTTTGCTTTGggacggtggcgcagcgtgacgggcagcaccaccttcgcAACATACAGTGCGCCATCTTCTGAGCCTTCTCGCTtgctgcacgcgcgcacgaTAGAAAGCGCCATATCGGGCGACTTGCCGTGGCGCTCCAGGTAGTCGCGTAAGCGAGTGGTTGCCATTACATCAGGCTGGCGCACGGACGAGAGCGTGTGATTGTACATACGGCTCTTGTGAACATCCTGGTCAGGTGACACGATAATGCGGCCATCAGCGTCTGGCGCCGCGTCCCAGTGCATGCGGGGCAGCCGCTCTTGGCATGCACGCAGCTCTCGCAAAAGGTCATCTTCGCGGTTGAGTGTGTTCACGAGCGTTCCCGCTTCTTCGGATAGCAGCGGGATGCGAGCTGAAAAGTGGCCGCTCGCATTCTCTGTATCCACAGCCTTGGACAAGTGCCTACGTTCTCTGAGATTCAGCCCCGAGGCTGCGATACGGCCCACAAAGCCCTCCATGACCCGCACCGGTGCTGGCAGGGACTCTGGTGGGAGCTGGGACGGGTCAAGCATGGGCTGCGCCGGGTCGTAGAGAGGGATCTGTGCCCGCATCGCGAAGGAttccagcgcctgcgccatAGCAGCATTGCCGCGTACCAGGCAGAGGCGATTCAATGCCGCCAGTGTGCGCAGTgcgtgcacggcagcagccacctcAGCAAGACGATGTGTGTAGGACACACCAATGGCAACGAACGACTGTGTGTAGGGAAGCGGTGAACTGACGTCGACATCCTGTTCCGCAGTCAACGCTGCCCCTGGTGTGGAGAGCGGCACCGTGATGGTGGCCCGAAAGACGCGTCGGTCGCGCTGGCCTAATTCCTCTACAAGCATGAGCTCGGCCAAAAGAAAGTTGGTTGGGGAGATTGCTGATGTGTAGGCACTGTCTTCAGCGTGCGGCGCGGGCTGCGAGACAAACTGGCCCACGTAGCGCTCCAGAAGCAAATGCGCTGACTCAAAGTCACGCAGCGACGGCTCGTCTATAAAATAGCGCACCGCCAACATCGCTTGCTGATGCTGCAGCAATATGGACTCCTCAgagggcggcgcggtgcCGGCGCGAGCCCCAACAGCGCTCCTtggtgaaggagaggcacCTGAACCCCCTCCGTCTCTGCGAGAGTAGGTCATTCCGTCAGCCGCCCGCGAGTAGAGTGGCGCCTCGATTACGGCTCTACCAGGCCCCGGCGTCAccactgttgctgccgcaACCGTAGACGGATGAagctcctccaccagctccatcGGCGGCGGGGAAGGAGCG
This Leishmania panamensis strain MHOM/PA/94/PSC-1 chromosome 29 sequence DNA region includes the following protein-coding sequences:
- a CDS encoding hypothetical protein (TriTrypDB/GeneDB-style sysID: LpmP.29.1690), encoding MPRRLCVMMRRRQVDVVALYTYPCGGSTLPLLENYALPLRNGSFMAYRCTPPSSPLRALTHEVTAPRLVHLRAAAPTATLVQRCFRSSFSSQRHPSTASATAHDKDNTDDWSSIEVEVLMPEPELAASGNSGTVFTTDGATVAGHSSCVSPTGSSRLATTIETIDTIDSYAKAKVSNFVRRLLQPSVSGASGATPSSSVVDLEVRQVQGCGKAAQYHARWRLPLPVEFGERYGEGFAPTAKEAEAVAAMHAERVIDALGFQLFQLSSKQRKHAEAARAAGRWAPMPAANIITAASSSDAPITAAEVVPPPDTPSPPPLRLLGLSAQQRQEKELQIDRVHFSPVQRGGFAPLAFTLASPHYFDSSSHVRIERFFRVHRTSLKANLRLVLLKGCRSGAMKDDDADKGSKTRQRLSMPEGLFLAQLILPLPVRFGKRVAMGKAPTRKEAVLLACMHAELIIDAVGFALYPDNRENQAVHAVECAKMQRWCAQPGDFTYRYAAPSPPPMELVEELHPSTVAAATVVTPGPGRAVIEAPLYSRAADGMTYSRRDGGGSGASPSPRSAVGARAGTAPPSEESILLQHQQAMLAVRYFIDEPSLRDFESAHLLLERYVGQFVSQPAPHAEDSAYTSAISPTNFLLAELMLVEELGQRDRRVFRATITVPLSTPGAALTAEQDVDVSSPLPYTQSFVAIGVSYTHRLAEVAAAVHALRTLAALNRLCLVRGNAAMAQALESFAMRAQIPLYDPAQPMLDPSQLPPESLPAPVRVMEGFVGRIAASGLNLRERRHLSKAVDTENASGHFSARIPLLSEEAGTLVNTLNREDDLLRELRACQERLPRMHWDAAPDADGRIIVSPDQDVHKSRMYNHTLSSVRQPDVMATTRLRDYLERHGKSPDMALSIVRACSKREGSEDGALYVAKVVLPVTLRHRPKAKRRPPLVDESHTDALSSISSPSSEPQPPMPEYIAQGEGPTRDDAVLLCAAHAEMLLDAAGQPLYDHPLLQRKHADTARALGRWAPLVRGAALPPESLHRIPPPLRKVTSESAVWARVQEQQRTSTCEAVTTDSAEHEAGMPSIASSTSSAHAGATAPASAAGVDDEALCDIASLQFVYHTDISQRALRQVAEYFANNGSDVYRMVRQYAVRHPELGTIHRAIVEMPLPASYGRRYAVGCGATKRQALFLCCKHALLILDALRIPVFSQYGRQRRYARAAAVTGRDAPLSGKARGSSDTPSPPGLYYLTTCAAAKEKPPEVPKLPTLRDRRVLTLWSTFVQHCASYVTRRRETRVMEAVGVAGSPRVPRSNLVAEDVTSDVAGDMPSDKFARRQLGDLCRTARLPDPTDNAPSQSLALSLNERRFFTCKELVGTPYTMRGVSDVTPADSRHRAFGHGIQLLLLVVRPNSVSTPTPRRSWWDGQQRTLCIIDLVRNQITPHGCLWVLRMWAAMHYPPLYVRVMLRKAELPAEGRGKVETHPHESAAATLPQLASSMSAPGTSCLPTTYQGIASVAEFRDGREQVLYYAVCETAGATITTPPDSVHRALRQLLSDVQRVPTMQTLYRFLSQQPQLHIPSFRVLADPEDVVHRLHAVVCHSQSSARTTHPAEPLPVGHVAVLLTLLAHNERPTAYFYTTWCVEMLQMWVGALSSAYGWATTKEGGAGCGETPHHPLPSTLELTFASYGLARAASSSTKALPTQAMKFRPASPAVPTPLAGALALLCRCLPQLSDVPMNKGNGKNVAAAQVVRNTASSVERDRTLPLQLAHLILMGLLLGCTPWAVRAAAIVACAEHSLEWYDKYQLLSAGAAGSDTSAETPPLPISSLVPYVSVDVTDAVLASLDTTVPPLPQVVLRYASEVEERLEALWVEASATAAAGETSPLPWLQPPEEWCACLGKADVKKRLSSPETGVLTLAERRILRPLLQCAVATSAAPHAVWVRAVRPGREGDGDEVGHDGTGGSWDETEAPVVRLIFQHRHAARYAAVHVSTRDLTQVETIESAKDISEMATCFTVFGCAVYPTESLMTSTLEQELASTLSHLSHAAGDMEEETRANDDDADDAAYAANEDEGDEEEVGKFDDADDDDDDVDVGQFTRVFGACVSPLAAALVAAAPTRSASLQSHHSTSATPDDVVAGGALRAVGEHLPMLMTAFQETVPLLVHRHGSVQLLSSLSAQLRSRVETTTPFTPEERRAISQLFTLTVRSATDGESRCDEAM